GGCCGACATCCGCCCCATTGCGCCGTCGCTCGAGGACGTGTTTGTGGCCCTCACAACGGGGGATGGAAATGGGGGAGTCAAATGACCACACTGTTTCGCGGCTTCAACGCCATTCTCTACAAGGAGTTCCTGGTCGTGTTGCGCGACCCGCTCACGCTCTTCTTCATGTTCTTTCCGCCGCTCATTGAGATGATCGCCTTCGGCTACGCGCTCGACAACGACGTGAAGCACATGGCGATGGTCGTGTTGAATGAGGACCGCACGGTCGAAAGCCGCCAGATCATTGACCGCTTCGTGAACACGCAGACGTTTCGGGTCGTCGGCGATGTGCAGAGCGTGGAGGAAATGGCGGTGGCGATCCGCCGCGGGAAGGCTTATGTGGGTCTGCAAATCCCGCCGAACTTCACCCGCGACCTGCGCGCGGGGCGCAACGCCCAGGTGCAGATGTTGATTGACGGCTCGAGTTCCACCATCGCGTCGTCCGCACTGAACACGGCGCTGGGTGTGGCGTTTCGCGAATCGGTGTTCCGGCTGCTCGGCGAAACCGGGCGCCGCGAGCTGCCGGTGGAAGTGCGGCCGCAGATT
This DNA window, taken from Candidatus Angelobacter sp., encodes the following:
- a CDS encoding ABC transporter permease, giving the protein MTTLFRGFNAILYKEFLVVLRDPLTLFFMFFPPLIEMIAFGYALDNDVKHMAMVVLNEDRTVESRQIIDRFVNTQTFRVVGDVQSVEEMAVAIRRGKAYVGLQIPPNFTRDLRAGRNAQVQMLIDGSSSTIASSALNTALGVAFRESVFRLLGETGRRELPVEVRPQI